One region of Longimicrobium sp. genomic DNA includes:
- the dacB gene encoding D-alanyl-D-alanine carboxypeptidase/D-alanyl-D-alanine endopeptidase, whose translation MKLSRTAAALALGLGAAAASLAGGAVTQSPAGPLQAQADAIVPNKSEWTILAWSIDRNQPLFAVNADQAKVPASNNKVFSAIWALSLLGPDYRFPTDLLITGPVENGVLRGDVVIKGSGDPAFGYPSYDRDVMASPRKMAESLKRQGVTVVEGGVIADPYIHDRQNFGPAWPLDTGNGASRYAPTVSGLPFNRNMLWIEMRPGPGGLGYARIPEVPEIPVINTARMGGGRAYAVRKPDEDTVRIRGAVGGRGPHRFGVGAYEPAYLAAGAIRQALREQGIQVRGGIRIAPTPKGAALVHRHLSIPLIEIVNQLGRKSDNFFAEHVWKAAVAKATGQGTFTGGGPASAVFFHDKAGVPWGHLWQADGSGLSAENRTSASAMVRSLMFAHKQPWSRQFHESLAMAGDPDGTLQRMFNNPPAKGNLHAKTGYIRAVRSLSGYVTTAGGETVVFSFIYNGRNTSGARGVQLQLGDLLAGYRR comes from the coding sequence ATGAAGCTGTCGCGTACCGCCGCCGCGCTCGCCCTTGGGCTGGGCGCGGCCGCCGCGTCCCTCGCCGGTGGGGCCGTCACGCAGTCGCCCGCGGGGCCCCTGCAGGCCCAGGCCGACGCCATCGTTCCCAACAAGAGCGAGTGGACCATCCTGGCGTGGTCCATCGACCGCAACCAGCCGCTCTTCGCCGTCAACGCCGACCAGGCCAAGGTCCCGGCCTCCAACAACAAGGTGTTCAGCGCCATCTGGGCGCTGTCGCTGCTGGGGCCGGACTACCGCTTTCCCACCGACCTGCTGATCACCGGGCCCGTCGAGAACGGGGTGCTGCGCGGTGACGTGGTGATCAAGGGCTCGGGCGACCCGGCGTTCGGCTATCCATCGTACGATCGGGACGTGATGGCCAGCCCGCGGAAGATGGCCGAGTCGCTCAAGCGGCAGGGCGTCACCGTGGTGGAGGGCGGCGTGATCGCCGATCCGTACATCCACGACCGCCAGAACTTCGGGCCGGCGTGGCCGCTGGATACCGGCAACGGCGCCTCCCGCTACGCCCCCACGGTCAGCGGGCTGCCGTTCAACCGCAACATGCTGTGGATCGAGATGCGCCCGGGCCCCGGTGGGCTAGGCTATGCGCGCATTCCCGAGGTCCCCGAAATCCCGGTCATCAACACGGCGCGGATGGGCGGCGGACGGGCCTACGCGGTGCGCAAGCCGGACGAGGACACCGTGCGCATCCGCGGCGCGGTGGGCGGGCGCGGGCCGCACCGCTTCGGCGTGGGCGCGTACGAGCCGGCGTACCTTGCTGCGGGCGCCATCCGCCAAGCCCTCCGCGAGCAGGGGATCCAGGTGCGCGGCGGCATCCGCATCGCACCCACGCCCAAGGGCGCCGCGCTGGTGCACCGCCACCTGAGCATCCCGCTCATCGAGATCGTCAACCAGCTGGGCCGCAAGTCCGACAACTTCTTCGCCGAGCACGTGTGGAAGGCGGCCGTCGCAAAGGCCACGGGGCAGGGCACCTTCACGGGCGGCGGCCCCGCGTCGGCCGTGTTCTTTCACGACAAGGCCGGGGTTCCCTGGGGGCACCTGTGGCAGGCGGACGGCTCCGGGCTTTCGGCCGAGAACCGCACCAGCGCCTCGGCCATGGTGCGCTCGCTGATGTTCGCGCACAAGCAGCCCTGGTCGCGGCAGTTCCACGAGTCGCTGGCCATGGCGGGCGATCCCGACGGCACCCTGCAGCGGATGTTCAACAACCCTCCGGCCAAGGGAAACCTTCACGCCAAGACTGGCTACATCCGCGCCGTACGTTCGCTCTCGGGCTACGTGACGACGGCGGGGGGCGAGACGGTGGTGTTCTCGTTCATCTACAACGGCCGCAACACCTCCGGAGCGCGTGGCGTGCAGCTTCAGCTGGGCGACCTGCTGGCGGGGTATCGCCGGTAG
- a CDS encoding YfiT family bacillithiol transferase, which produces MTTAATETADPRYPVGRYRPEREIAADQRADWIQQIADTPVRFRQAVDGLSDEQLDTPYREGGWTVRDLVHHLPDSHMNAYIRVKLGLTEESPSIKTYDEAAWAVLPEPGITPPEVSLALLDAVHVRWARTIQHPEWGAMRLDQLLGLYAWHGRHHVAHVTRLRERNGW; this is translated from the coding sequence ATGACGACGGCGGCCACGGAAACGGCGGATCCACGGTATCCGGTCGGGCGATATCGTCCGGAGCGGGAGATTGCCGCGGACCAGCGGGCGGATTGGATTCAGCAGATCGCCGACACGCCGGTGCGCTTTCGCCAGGCGGTGGACGGGCTATCGGACGAGCAGCTGGATACGCCGTACCGCGAGGGCGGCTGGACGGTGCGGGACCTGGTTCATCACCTGCCCGACAGCCACATGAACGCGTACATCCGCGTAAAGCTGGGGCTGACGGAGGAGAGCCCGTCCATCAAGACGTACGACGAGGCGGCCTGGGCGGTGCTGCCCGAGCCGGGGATCACCCCGCCGGAAGTGTCGCTGGCGCTGCTGGATGCGGTCCACGTCCGCTGGGCCCGTACGATCCAGCACCCCGAGTGGGGGGCGATGCGGCTGGACCAGCTGCTGGGGCTGTACGCCTGGCATGGGCGTCATCACGTGGCCCACGTCACGCGGTTGCGCGAGCGGAACGGCTGGTAG